The Chlorobaculum sp. MV4-Y genome contains the following window.
AATGCGGCGCGCCTCTATGTCGCTTTTTCCGGCATCCCGGTAGCGCTGCCGGATCACCTCTTCGATCACAGCAAAAATCCTGAGCACGAACCATGAGACGCCCGCTATCGAGCTGATGGAGAGGATGTGAGTCAGAAGCTCCTTGATCTCACCCGGTATCCGGACATAGTACACGATTCCGGCGAGGGTGATCAGAACAAAAAGCAACCGGATTGGGATGAGAAGCCGGACAAGTACCGGCGCACTTCCCGCCACGGTTTGCCTGATGCGTTCAAGAATCCGTTTCAGCACAGCATTGCCAAACAGATACAGCAGTACCGCCAGCACGGTGGCAGCCACCGGCATCATCCACGATTCGATCAGAGTCTCTGCGTTCATCATCGTCCATTGATTGGTTCCGGGCGTTCGGCCCGATTCATAGTAAAAAGGTAGTGATGAACTCGAATGCCTGCAAACGCGAACGTCCCGAAGGGGCTGCCTTCGGGACGTTCAGAAAGGGGGGGCGAGATGCCTTCAGCGCGAAATCTTCATGCGGTCGAACTCTTCGCGGGAGCGGCTGACGCAGTCCTCGATGGCCATGCCGCCGTAGTAATTGCCGGTCATGTAGAGGTTACGCACGTTGCCGAGCATCTGGCCGGCTTTCGAGGCCCAATCCTTATGGCCAACGCGCAATGAAGGCACCACATTCTTTTTGGTGACGGTATGCTCGATCTTCGACTGACTGACGCCAAGCACCTCGGTGATCCGCTTGAATTTGGCGTTGTCGTCAAGGCCCGGACGGAAATGGAATGCAAAACCGCGGAAATTGTCATCGGGCACGGTGTCGCGCGACACCATCGAAAAGAAGGTGTCGTTCGGCGAAATGATCGCAGCCACAGGCTTGAGTGACACGTTGCTTTTGCGGATCACCACGCCAACCGAATCAACATCAGCGTACCTGAGTTTGGTAAAGTGATCGGCAAGTCCCGGATTGATGTCGTGCACCAGCCGTGCTGCCGGAGCCGAGGGCAGCGCAATGACGAGCGCATCACCGGCATACTCCTGACCGTCAGCGGTTTTGACAACATACTTGCCGCCTGAGGTCGAAACCGACTGCGCCGGCGAACCGGCGCGAACCTCGATTCCCTTCTGGCTGGCGATGGTGCGGGCAACGCTCTGCAGGCCATTCTTGAACGTATAGTTCTTGAGCACATCCTTGCGTTTTTCACGGCTCTTGAACATCATGTCAGCCGGAAAATCGTCAGTCGGCTGCGACGGCACGGCGTTGAAGAAGTGGCTCACCGTGTTGCGGTAGTTGTTCTCTCCAACGATTTTGGAGTAATAGGAGCGCACCGACATGTTCTCCTTCTTGAGGGAAAAGATGTTCGGCGCGGAACGGAGCAGCTCGAAAATATTGAGTCCGGACATGATCGACGACACCTTCCCGTTCTTGAGCAGCGTGAAGGGCACTTTGGCACGGGGAATGATGGTATCGGCGATGCCGCAGCCTTCGACGATGCCGAGCAGGTTCTGGTAGGAGCTGTAGCAGGTGTGCGCCCCCATCTCCAGCCAGAATTTGTCGTTGTTGCTCGAAAACTGGGGGGAGGAGAATGAACCGCCAACGGCGCTCTCCTTTTCAATCAGTGTGGTTTTCATGCCGGCCTGCGAACAGTAAAATGCCATGCTGAGTCCGCTGATGCCGCCGCCGATGATGACTACCTCTTTTTGCGCCATGAGAAAGCTGGTGATGGTTCGTAGAAAAAATGATGGGTAATGTAGCGAAATCATTACAGAAGATCATGGCAAAACGTAACGGGCTTTACCGGCCCTCATAGCCCTCTTCACGATAGTGCGCCACGTAACGCACGTAATTTTCCGGCGACTCGGCGATATTGGCACGCTCCTCCTCGGTGATCGGGCGGATCACCTTGGCAGGAACTCCGGCAACCAGCATTCCCGAAGGCACCCGAAAGCCCTGCTTGACGAGCGACCCGGCAGCCACGATCGACCAGGGTTCGACGACGCAATGATCGAGCAGGGTAGCGCTCATACCAATCAGCACGTTGTCCTCAACCGTGCAGGCGTGCAGCGTGGCCGCATGGCCGATGGTCACGTTGCTGCCGATCTTCAGCGGGCCGGTATCGTGGGTCACGTGCAGCGTCGCGTTGTCCTGCACGCTGGTCTTTTCGCCTATAGTGATCGGGCAGACATCGCCCCTGACCACTGCGTTGAACCAGATGCTCGAATGCGCGCCAATTTTGACATCGCCAATGACATAGGAGCCTTCGGCCAGAAAAACGGACTCGTGAATCTCCGGGTGCATCCCCCGGTATGACATGACCTTTCTCATGAGACGGATAATTGAAATTTTGGACGACTTATAAACTCAAATTTCAGATTACCGTTTTTTCACCCGATTTGAAAGAGCGCCACGTGTAAAATGGAGGATAAATCGATGCCCCCTTTCCGGTCCGCGTTTGTTTTGCTTTGTAAACGGCCATGCGGTTCTTACCTTTCAAAGCAAGCCTCACCCCCAGTAACCAAAGCTTGAAGTACATGAAAAAGCTTCTCCTTCCGCTGGTGCTCCTTTCGGCACCCATGTTTTCCCCGCGGCCATCGTTCGCTTTCGGGCATGAACCTCTGTCAATAACCGCCAACCAGCAGGCCAGTCTGGAGCAGACCGCAAAAAACGGCACTTACGAACTCCTTGTGGCCAAGAGGAGCGTCACCCTGAAAAACGGCGCATTCAAGGCTGGCGACAATCCGGACAATTTCATCGAGGCCAAACTGGTGCGCTCGGTGGTCTGCGACCTGAACGACGACAACAAGCCGGACATCGCAGTCATCATCGAGCACCACGGTATGGGCAGCGCCGGATTCTTCGAGCTTTCCGCCCTGCTCTCCGGAGAAAACGGATTCACGCAAACCAAGCCGGTGCTGCTGGGTGAAAACATCAGGATCGAAGAGTTCAGCGCATCCTCGTCCATGTGGCAACCGGAAGAGCTGAACATTGTGTATCTCGGTCACCAGGAGTCCGACTCCCACGCCAACCCGACCGGGCAGAAACGAGCACGCTATTTCCTCGACGATGACGGCCAGCTCAGCAACGATTTTTCGCACATCCAGATCGTCAAAAAACCGGCACTCTATCTCTATCCCGTCAGAACTGCGAAAATCGAGGTGCGCCTGTCGCCGGAAGGCAAGCTCATCCGGACGATTCCCGACTACAACAACCGCTGGCGCGTCACGGTACAGAAAGACGGCATGATCGACAGCGGTTATCACTATCTCTTCTACGAGGTAGCGCTCGACAAAAAGATCGAACTGCCCCGCCACGGCTGGTCGGTCCGATATGATAATCTCAGCGGCTGGTTCGACACAAATCTGCGCGAGATGGGACTCAACCAGGCGGAAGCCGAGGATATGAAAGAGTACTGGCTCAAAAATCTTCCGGAAAGCCCGTGTTACACTATCAAGCTGATTGAGCCTGACGTCGTGAACAAGCGTCTCGGCCTGAAGATACAACCGAAACCGGACAGCCTGCTCAGGGTTCTGCTCAATTTCACTCCAACCGAAAACCCGAAAAAATCAAGGCGCCAAAGCTCACCGGCTTCCGCAGAAAGGGCTTCACTGCCGTCGAATGGGGAGGTATTCTCGACGATGGACACATGGCTGACAAAGTGCACTGACCGGCATTGTCCTTGATCCGTAGCTGCCGCGACGGCTCCATGGATATTTCGACATCAGGACAGCGGAAGGATCGCTATATTGCGGAACGAATGTGCAACGCCAGAACTGGCCGCGCCGTTACTGACAGGTAATTTTTGAGCTGAATGTTATGGGTTCGATACTGAGCTGTACCAATCTGAAGAAGGTTTACAACAAACGCGAGGTGGTCAAAAGCGCGACTCTTGAGGTGAAACAGGGCGAGATTGTAGGTCTGCTCGGCCCGAACGGTGCGGGCAAGACCACCACGTTTTACATGATTGTCGGCCTGGTCAAACCCGATGCGGGACAAGTGCTGCTTGACCAGGAGAATATTACCGACCTGCCGATGTACAAGCGGGCGCGCAAAGGCATCGGCTACCTGCCGCAGGAAGCGTCGGTGTTCCGCAAACTGACCGTCGAGGAGAACATCCTCGGCGTGCTCGAATTCACCTCGCTCTCCAAAGCCGAGCGGCACGAAAAGGCCGAGCAGATGCTCGAAGACCTGAACATCGCCAATATCCGCAAAAGCATGGGCTACGCACTTTCGGGCGGCGAAAGGCGCCGGACGGAGATCGCCCGCGCGCTGGCGCTCGACCCGCGCTTCATCCTGCTCGACGAGCCGTTCGCAGGCGTCGATCCGATTGCCGTCGAGGACATCCAGCAGATCGTCGAAGGGCTGGTGAAGCGCAACATCGGTGTGCTCATCACCGACCACAACGTGCACGAAACGCTCTCGATTACCGACCATGCCTACCTGCTCTTCGACGGTAGCATCTTCATGCACGGCACGCCTGAAGAGATCGCCGAAAACACCGAAGCCCGCAAGGTCTATCTCGGCGAAAAATTCTCGCTCGACCGCTACTAAGCGGCAAGAAAACAAACATGTCAACGCACGGACTGTTTATTCTGAAACTATGAGGGATACCCAAAAGTTGTAGTAAAGACTTGCCGTTTTTTTCATGCCGCTCAGATGTATAACGCTCGTTTATTGCCGGAGGCAATGATCCGATGAATATTCTTCTTCTCTATCCCGAGTTTCCAGACACATTCTGGAGCTTCAAGCACGCTCTCAAGTTCGTCAAAAAAAAGGCATCGCTTCCGCCGCTCGGCCTGCTGACCGTGGCGTCCATGCTTCCACCCGCCTGGCAGCGGCGGCTGGTCGATCTCAACGTTCGCAAGCTTCTCGGCGAAGACCTTGCATGGGCTGATATCGTTTTCATCAGCGCTATGGCGGTGCAACAGGATTCCGCTCGCGAGGTGATCGCGCGCTGCAAGGCTGCCGGATTGCCGGTGGTAGCCGGTGGCCCGCTCTTCACCACCGGTTATGCCGAATTTCCCGAGGTTGACTATTTCGTGCTGAACGAGGCGGAGCTCACCCTTCCACGCTTCATCGCCGATCTCGAAAACGGAGTTCCGGAGCGCTACTACACCGCCAATGAGTTCCCGGCGCTTGATTGCACGCCGGTACCGGAGTGGACGCTGCTCGATATGAAACAGTACGCATCAATGGCCATCCAGTTTTCGCGCGGCTGCCCATACCGCTGCGATTTCTGCAACGTCACGACCCTGTTCGGCCACAAAATCCGCACCAAAACCAGCTCACAGATCATCGCCGAGCTGGAGGGACTTCGACGACACGGCTGGCAGGATAGCGTTTTTTTCGTGGACGACAACTTCATCGCCCACCGCGCCTACCTCAAAAAAGAGCTGCTTCCAGCGCTGATCGAATGGCGAAAGTCGAAAGGCGTGACCAACAAGTTCTACACGGAGTGCTCAATCAATCTGGCCGATGATGCCGAACTGATGGAGCTGATGGTAAACGCGGGCTTCAACCAGGTGTTCATCGGCATCGAAACGCCGGAAGTCACCGCTTTACAGGCCTGCGGCAAACAGCACAACACCTCGCGCGACATGCTCGACAACGTCCGCAGAATCCAGAATGCAGGCATCGAGGTGCAGGGAGGCTTCATCGTGGGCTTCGACAGCGACACGCCATCGATCTTCCAGAAACAGATCGAGTTCATCCAGAAAAGCGGCATAGTCACCGCGATGGTCGGAATTTTGCAGGCCCTGCCTGGCACAAAGCTTTATGAGCGACTGAAAAACGAGGGACGCCTGCTGCCCCATTCGAGTGGCGACAATGCGGACAGCAACACCAATATCGTACCGATGATGGACCCCGAAATCCTGCGCAAGGGGTACAGGGAGATGATGAACCACCTCTATGCTCCGAAATACTACTACCAGCGCATCCGCACGCTGCTGGAGGAGTACCGGGTGCCACAACTGAAAAGTCGTTTCAGGATGAGCCAGTTCATGGCTTTCATGCGTTCGACAGTAATGCTTGGCGTTATTGGCAGAGAACGTTTCCAGTACTGGAAAATGCTCGCCTGGACGGCCGTCAACCGTCAGCAGGCACTACCGCTGGCTGTAACGCTTGCCATCTATGGCCACCATTTCCGGAAGGTCTGCGCCCTGCATCTAAAAGAGCGGCAACATAGAAGTATATGAACTTCAAATCATCACGGATTTGTATGTTTACACAATAAAGAGTAATATCAGGTTTCTGGACAACGGTTGGGCCAGAGGCTTTCAAGTGATTTGTGCTTTTGATTATTTGGCAGCTTTTCTCTTTCTATCAAAGCACTAAGACCTTTAAAAAGCATGAACATCTACATCGGCAATCTCGACTATAACGTCACCGAAGCAGACCTGAGCGGCGCATTTGGCGAATTCGGTACGGTTTCCAAAGCAAACGTCATCATCGACAAGTTCACCGGCCGTTCAAAAGGATTCGGATTCGTTGAAATGCCTGACGACGCAGAGGCAAACGAAGCGATTTCCCAGCTGAACGAAAGCAGCCTCAACGGCAGAAAAATCAGGGTTAACGAAGCAAAGCCGCGTGAAGAGCGCCCGGCTGCCCGCCCCAGGTACTGAGCACTGACCGGAATACAAGCCAAAAGCTGCTGTCGAAAACAGCAGCTTTTTTATTGCCCTGCGATTCCCGACCCGTGATGTCTTGCCGAGGGAAGAGCTCGTGCGTATCTTGCTCGAGACACTTTCAACCATCCCCTCCATCATGATCGCCGAGCCGTTTCTTTTCCACTCCGAAGGCGGGTTTATCCGCATTCCCATATGGGGCCACATCCCGCTGAGCGCGCCGCTCAAGAAAATTCTCGCCCACCCGTCGTTTTTGCGGCTCAAGGGCATCCGGCAGCTTTCGTTCGCCCAGCAGGTCTACCCCGGCGCGAACCACACGCGCTTCGAACACTCGATCGGCGTCTATCACCTGATGAAGATGATTTTGCAGCGCATGGTGAGCAATCCCCTGACGCTCGAATTGCAAAGCGAGCAGTTGCAGTTCGACGACGAGACCTGCCGCACGCTACTGGCCACTTGCCTGTTGCATGATATAGGGCACTATCCCCACGCCCATGTACTTGAGGAGATCACCCCGGCAGGCGACAACTCCGCCGTGTTCACGCACCACGAATCGCTGACCGGCCAGTTTCTGAACGAGGAGCATCGCAACACCCCCTCCATCGCGGCTATCCTGCACAACGACTGGCAAGTCGATCCCGGCGTCGTGACGGAGATCATCGCGGGCAAGACGGCGCACCGGCTCGGCAAGCTGGTGAGCGGCACGCTCGATCCCGACAAGATGGACTACCTCATGCGTGACGCGCACCACTGCAACATTCCGTACGGCAGTATCGACATCGAGCGGCTCATCGAATCGTTTGTGCCCGACCCGGAACGCCAGCGCCTCGCGATCACCGAAAAAGGGATCGCGCCGCTCGAAAGCCTGCTGTTTGCCAAGTACATGATGATGCGCAACGTTTACTGGCACCACACGAGCCGCACCTTCTCGACCATGCTCCGGCGGTTCCTGCAGGATATCGCCGACGAGAGCGCCCTGCCAGCGGAGACCTTGCGCGAACTCTTCTATTTCAACTCCGACGACCGGGTACTTTTCGAGCTTGAGCGGGCAATTCGCGGGCTTGGCTTGCCAGCCTCAGAGCTGCTCGACGCAATTCTGGAGCGTCGCGTTTACAAACGCGCCATGACCATCCGGCCCTATCACGAACCATCAATGGAGATCGATCCGGTATGGTTCGCCTACAACACCAGCCACCGCCGCCGCAAAGAGAAAGAGCTGGAAATCTGCGCCATGCTTGCAAAAAAAACCGGCAAAAGACTTGCGGGCCACGAAGTGCTGATCGATGCGCCGCCATCGAAGGATGTGTTCGACTACGCGGACTTCCGCGAACTGCGCATCTGGCCGACCAAAAGCGAGCACCGGCACCTGGTGCAGCCCACGGACTCGAACGGATACGTCCGGTTCGAGGATTTCCGGGAATCGGTGTTTGGCTCCAACTTCATCCTCTCGTTCGAACATTACACCAAGAAGTTCAGGATACTGTGCCGTCACGACCTCGTCGATACGCTCTCCAGCCTCGAAGAGGAGGTGGTGGAAATCCTGCAGCGCTGATTTTTGTTATATTTCTTTTTTACAACGAAATCCCGAGATCATGGAAAATCAGGACAAATACTACAAGGGACTCTTTTTCGGAGCCGTGCTCGGCGCCGCAGTCGGCACCATCATGGGTCTCCTCTTTGCTCCGCGCAAAGGCGAGGACACCCAGATGATCATCAGCGGCAAGCTCAAACGCGCCATTGACCGCGCAACGGAATTGTACGAAGGTTCGGAACGCGATGCGGCGTACAGCAACGAGGCAAAGCACCGCTCACAGGAGATTATCGACAGCGCCCGTGACGAGGCCCGCAAGATTCTCGATGAGGCCAACACCATCATCCGCGACATTCGCGGCAACCAGGCCAAAGCGCAGGAGAACTGAGCCATGCTGACTTTCACTGGAGCAGCAGGTGGCGAAACCGGCAATGTGTTGCTTTTGCACGCATTCCCGGTTTCGTCGCAGATGTGGGAGCCGCAGCTTGCGCCGCTGGCCGAGTCGGGCTACCGGGTAATCGCCCCCGTCGTGTACGGCTTCGAGTCAACGCCGTCGCGCCCCGGATGGAGCATGGATGATTACGCCCGCGACCTCGCCCGCCTCATCGAGGCGCTTGGCTGGAAGAGCGCGACCATCGTCGGCCTCTCGATGGGCGGCTATCAGGCAATGGCTTTCTACCGGCTCTACCCCGAGCTGACCGCTTCGCTGGTGCTCTGCGACACACGCGCCAACGCCGACACACCCGAAGCCTTCTCCGTTCGGCAGGAGTTCAGGAAAGCGGTGATGGAAAAAGGAGCGGAAGAGGCCGCGGCGAGAATGCTACCGAACTTTTTTGCGAAGGAGACTTACGAAACGAACCCGTCGCTCGTCGAAAAAACGCGAGCGAGCATTGTCAGACAGAGCCCGGAGGACATCAGCGAAGCGATGCGAGCCATCGCCGAGCGCGAGGATTCAACGGAGCTACTGACCGAAATCACCTGCCCAACGCTCATCATCTGCGGCATGGAGGACACCGTCACCACGCCGGAGACCGCCGCCGGAATGCACGCCCTCATCCCCGGCTCAAAGCTCGAACTGATCCCCGAAGCAGGCCACCTCTCAAACCTCGACCAACCCGCGATGTTCAACGGAATATTGCTGGAACATTTGCGGAGTTTGTAAACAGTAAACCCCCAACCGGTGTGAACTGGTTGGGGGTTTGTTCTTTGATTTTTGTGACGCTCTTTTCGCCGCCTGTTCTCTGCTGCCGTAGCTTGGCGGTCAACATATGTGCAGACAACCTTTTCACGCTAATAAAAACTTATTTTTTATAACGGCCGAGTGTATGTGCCGTAAGGGATAGCGGAGCAGTTTCCTGTCCACCGGCACGAAAGTTTGAGCGGGATACAACGCTTGAATACCCACTGAAACCCTTATGGCATATACACTTTGTTGTGCGTTCGGTGTTCTTGTTTTGTCTCGATTGTCTGCCAGTTGTGCGCAGGAACAGACACACTCTTTGCCAAGTTTTGGCTTGTGTGTTGGCTTGTGCGACTTGGCAATGTGTGTGGCTGTTGAGTTGGCTCATTTTCTCGACATTATTATATCAACTTCTCCTGGCTTCATTGTCTTGTCCCCGAAGAGTTTTGTTTGAGTTTTTGTGTCCTTTGTCAAAGGTTTTTCGACAATCTTAACTGAATGATTTGGGAAATGCCTTTTCAGTATTTCAATTGTAGAGTTGAAAGTAAATTCTCTCTTGTCTGTCCGAACATAAACAGTGCTTTCTCTTTTCATCATTTTGGCACAAAGTCCAAAAACTTTGTCCAGTAAGTCATAATATTCTTGTTTATTTACAAATCGACCTTTATGCTTATCTTTTAGTGATTGAGGATTTTCTGAGCCACCTAAAAGCCACAGTCGCAACCACTGGTCTGCGTGATAGTCAGTAATCGAGTAATAGGGTGGTGAAGTAAACAGCAAAGAAAACTTTATATCATTGTTTATTGCTCTTTCTGCAATGTTTATTAATTTATTTGAACTATCACCGAACACAATGGCACTCTCAGAAACTTTTGGTTTACCTTTCTCGTAACGCCATTCGATTTTTTTGAGAATGAAATCACAGGGGTTTATTTCAGGCGGTGTGGTCATATTGTTTTTCTTCCACCATTGCACAGAGTAATTCATCCCCATTGATTTAGTCATTCTCATTTGATTGGAAAGTCCTTCGCCAATTTTTGCGTGTAGGTAAATCAGAAGTATTGACATCAAAGTCGCATCAACTTTATTGTTTCTCCAATCTAAATGAGTTCGGGCGGCTAACAGGAATTTAAGAACTTCGTCACAGTAACAAATGCGATAAAATTCGGGCATTTTTTGGATTGCTCGGTTGTAATAGTTTCTCTTACTGTAAATTTCAAGTAGACGGTCAATGACTTCTTCTTTTTCTGCTGGTTGCAGTTTTACAGTTCCATACAACCAACCCACAGGGTTAATTTCTAATCCTAAACTATTTCTTCCTAAAACGCCACCAGCATATATACTACTGCATCTACCCGCAAAAGGGTCAATTATATAATCACCATTCTTTGAGTATTTCTCAACTACATCAAATGCAAATTCCAAAGGAAACATTGCATAGTATGGTCCAAACCTTGCCCAACGTGCTTCGGCAGTTTCAAAACCTTTCAATATTTTTTCCTTTGCTATCATTCTTTTGATTTCTCTCTTATTTCTCTTGCTATGTCTTCAAAAATTCGCTTGCCTAAGTTCAAAGGAATTGCTGTTTCTGCGTGTGCTGAAACTAACGGAGAAACAGAATTCGGGTATCTGCTTGAAACAAGTTGGTCTAGTAAATTCATAACATCTGCTAATCTTGTAAATTGGTCAGGATTTGCTGTATCAAGATTTCTTTGATACTCGTTGAAACAAGCTACGACAGGAACAATTTTTTGACCTGATGCCGCTTTGTAGAAAAGTTTTCTTCCAAAATAAGTGTCTTGACCGTAAGGTTTGATACTCTCAGAAAAAATGATATTTCGTTTTATGTAGCCGTCATTTAAGAGTAAGGCAGATTGTTTTGGAAATTTATCAGTTACGCCATCTTTGGTAGTGTCTATATCAATGAAGTGATTGAAGAATGTTCCTGATTTTTCAATTCCAATGATTAAAAGGTCTTGACCATTTATTTTCCGTTGAAGGTCATTCAGCCGAGTTAATTCGTGACTTATAACTTTTGTTAACCATGATGAAGTGCTAAATACAGCTAAAGGTCCATCCATTATAAAAGCAACTCTGCGAAGTGTTGCTAACCAACCTTTGCGTTCAAATGCTCTTAGAATGTGAACAAGCCAAAGTTTTTCAAGAGTGGACATTATTTGCCCAAACATTTCACCATTGCTCCCGCCTGGGTTCATAAGTTCGTGTAAACGCAAAGCATCAGTTGAGAAAAGCGGCTCGCCTGAATGAGGACAAGTATATTCCCCAAAGTCATAAGTCATTTCTTCTTCAACTCCTTCAATTGGGCTTCTTGGTAAATTTCTTTCTTGAAAATGTTCACGTTTTATTCTAAAAAGATGCTCGTAGGTGTCAAGCAAACTTTCCCCATCTGAAAAAATGGTGTTGCTGCGTAACTCTTCAAATAAAGCTCTCCGTAAGGAAGACTTAGCATTTTTTTCTGTATCGAGAATTACATTACAACCGGGAAAAACGCTTTCAATGGTTGATGCTTTTTCGGTTTCACGAAATTTCTTTGGTTCAACAAATTCCTTTTTTTCTAACTCTCCAATTAATTTCAAGTCAATTAAAACGGAAGCAATGGTAATGTAACCAAATTCAGCACCAGGAAATCCGTTTTCTGCTTTTGCCGCTAAATTGCTTCCATCAATTGCAAGAACTAAATCAGGTTGTAAGGTACTTTCGGTCAAATCAGATTTTTTGACTATTGAACCTTCAAAGTCTTCTGTTTCTTCTTCCTGTTGCCTTATTTTAAGTCGGTTTTGAAGTGATTTGACTTTTTCACTATCAAGTAACCGTCTTAAAGGCTCGTAACTGGCAAATTCCCCTTCAAAACTCATATGATAGTGTGTTAAACTTCAAACCTGTCCACTTGAACAGGAATGACAAATAGGTTACTTAAAGTTTTTACTCTTAAAAACCCTTTATCTTGGGCTCGTCTTATGGATGGTTCAAAGTCTGCAAAGTCGTAATACTTGCAAAGTTCTTTTGTCTCATCGGTATTGTTCAAATGGCTAATAAACCAATTGGCAGTGTTTTTAAGAATGTTCTTTTGAATGCTGCTTACTTCTTGCGTGGCGTATACCATTCCGATGCGATATTTAGAACCTTCTTTTGCAGTCCTTACCCAAATGTCTGATAAATCTAAATCATTACCTGCAGGCAAAATATTGTGGGCTTCTTCAACATAAACTAAAATTTCAGGAATGTTTGTTTCGCCTTGAACAAATTTTCTTTGATTTTCTTTGAAAATCTTTGTCATTATTCTGGTCGCAGAAGATTTGTTGAGTTCGGGTTCTCCACTTGATTGGTCAATTATTACCAATTTACCTTGAACAAGGTGGTTGTAAATATCTTCTGCATAATCACTTGTTGTGTCGGCACTATGTTGTTCTGCCGCTTTGCCGATTTTTCTAGTTCCGTTGGGATATTGAAAAATGCCAATGATTTTTTTCAAATCTTCATCAGCCCATCTGTCGCCTGAGCCATTAGGACGACTTACATAAGCATTTTCAAATGTCGTGTAATTACTGCTGCTGTCTCGAATGAATTTATCTAATGCTTCAAAAGCGTTAGCAAGTTGACCCCAAGCAGGATTTGGGTTTGAGAATACTTGTGCTGCTGAAACATATTCAGGGGTTGGCGGATTATTATTTCTTCCCGTTTGAAGGGCGGTAATCAAGTCTTGATTAAAAAGACCCCTTGTGCTTGCCCTTAAACTTGGTGGAACTTGAAAACCTGCTCTGGCTAATACTGAACGATAGGCTAATAATCGTCTGTTATAACGTGTAGTTGCACTTCGGTCATTTGGGTCAGGTTCATCAAAGCTTACTTGGCAGAATTGTTTGATGTAATTAGTGCTATCTTCTGATAGGATGCTATCAATTATACTTTTTCCAATCTGCGTATTACTTGTTTCAAAGAAGTTTAGAAGCATTAAGGTTCTTTCAGGGTCATTTGGATGTCTTGTAATTCCATAGGTAATAACTTCGTTTGCCTTTACACCATTTGGCAAAAGTTGCCAAACATTTTTAAGAGCGGAATTATTGTCCTGAACATTTTCATTTGCATACTCACCATTTGGGTCAAAAATAATTTGCCCTATTCGTAGCGGTCTGTCATTAGGATTTTCATTTTTTCTTAATTCAAATACTGATTTGGCGATAATTTTAGTGGTGTTTGATTTACCCGTTCTTGTCATACCGAACAATGCAGATTTTTGAGATAGCAAGTCCGCAGGATATATATAAACTGGAACATCATCTACTTGCTGATATTTACGATTTGTTGAAGCATAGCGAACAAATCCAAGTTTCACTCTCTCTGTGTTTCCGTATTTCTCTGTGTGAGCCTGAATACTTGTAG
Protein-coding sequences here:
- a CDS encoding protoporphyrinogen/coproporphyrinogen oxidase, which translates into the protein MAQKEVVIIGGGISGLSMAFYCSQAGMKTTLIEKESAVGGSFSSPQFSSNNDKFWLEMGAHTCYSSYQNLLGIVEGCGIADTIIPRAKVPFTLLKNGKVSSIMSGLNIFELLRSAPNIFSLKKENMSVRSYYSKIVGENNYRNTVSHFFNAVPSQPTDDFPADMMFKSREKRKDVLKNYTFKNGLQSVARTIASQKGIEVRAGSPAQSVSTSGGKYVVKTADGQEYAGDALVIALPSAPAARLVHDINPGLADHFTKLRYADVDSVGVVIRKSNVSLKPVAAIISPNDTFFSMVSRDTVPDDNFRGFAFHFRPGLDDNAKFKRITEVLGVSQSKIEHTVTKKNVVPSLRVGHKDWASKAGQMLGNVRNLYMTGNYYGGMAIEDCVSRSREEFDRMKISR
- a CDS encoding gamma carbonic anhydrase family protein, which gives rise to MRKVMSYRGMHPEIHESVFLAEGSYVIGDVKIGAHSSIWFNAVVRGDVCPITIGEKTSVQDNATLHVTHDTGPLKIGSNVTIGHAATLHACTVEDNVLIGMSATLLDHCVVEPWSIVAAGSLVKQGFRVPSGMLVAGVPAKVIRPITEEERANIAESPENYVRYVAHYREEGYEGR
- the lptB gene encoding LPS export ABC transporter ATP-binding protein codes for the protein MGSILSCTNLKKVYNKREVVKSATLEVKQGEIVGLLGPNGAGKTTTFYMIVGLVKPDAGQVLLDQENITDLPMYKRARKGIGYLPQEASVFRKLTVEENILGVLEFTSLSKAERHEKAEQMLEDLNIANIRKSMGYALSGGERRRTEIARALALDPRFILLDEPFAGVDPIAVEDIQQIVEGLVKRNIGVLITDHNVHETLSITDHAYLLFDGSIFMHGTPEEIAENTEARKVYLGEKFSLDRY
- a CDS encoding B12-binding domain-containing radical SAM protein, encoding MNILLLYPEFPDTFWSFKHALKFVKKKASLPPLGLLTVASMLPPAWQRRLVDLNVRKLLGEDLAWADIVFISAMAVQQDSAREVIARCKAAGLPVVAGGPLFTTGYAEFPEVDYFVLNEAELTLPRFIADLENGVPERYYTANEFPALDCTPVPEWTLLDMKQYASMAIQFSRGCPYRCDFCNVTTLFGHKIRTKTSSQIIAELEGLRRHGWQDSVFFVDDNFIAHRAYLKKELLPALIEWRKSKGVTNKFYTECSINLADDAELMELMVNAGFNQVFIGIETPEVTALQACGKQHNTSRDMLDNVRRIQNAGIEVQGGFIVGFDSDTPSIFQKQIEFIQKSGIVTAMVGILQALPGTKLYERLKNEGRLLPHSSGDNADSNTNIVPMMDPEILRKGYREMMNHLYAPKYYYQRIRTLLEEYRVPQLKSRFRMSQFMAFMRSTVMLGVIGRERFQYWKMLAWTAVNRQQALPLAVTLAIYGHHFRKVCALHLKERQHRSI
- a CDS encoding RNA recognition motif domain-containing protein, which encodes MNIYIGNLDYNVTEADLSGAFGEFGTVSKANVIIDKFTGRSKGFGFVEMPDDAEANEAISQLNESSLNGRKIRVNEAKPREERPAARPRY
- a CDS encoding HD domain-containing protein; this translates as MIAEPFLFHSEGGFIRIPIWGHIPLSAPLKKILAHPSFLRLKGIRQLSFAQQVYPGANHTRFEHSIGVYHLMKMILQRMVSNPLTLELQSEQLQFDDETCRTLLATCLLHDIGHYPHAHVLEEITPAGDNSAVFTHHESLTGQFLNEEHRNTPSIAAILHNDWQVDPGVVTEIIAGKTAHRLGKLVSGTLDPDKMDYLMRDAHHCNIPYGSIDIERLIESFVPDPERQRLAITEKGIAPLESLLFAKYMMMRNVYWHHTSRTFSTMLRRFLQDIADESALPAETLRELFYFNSDDRVLFELERAIRGLGLPASELLDAILERRVYKRAMTIRPYHEPSMEIDPVWFAYNTSHRRRKEKELEICAMLAKKTGKRLAGHEVLIDAPPSKDVFDYADFRELRIWPTKSEHRHLVQPTDSNGYVRFEDFRESVFGSNFILSFEHYTKKFRILCRHDLVDTLSSLEEEVVEILQR